DNA from Acidobacteriota bacterium:
GGGCGGCCGCACGGTGGGCGCCGGCACCGTCACCGACATCGCCGAGTAATCGGTACCGGGTGCGTCAGGCGATCGAGGAAGGTTGGGATTCGAGGGAACGATGAACGAGAAGATCCGCATCCGGCTCAAGGCCTTCGACTACCGCATCCTGGATACGTCGACGCATGAGATCGTCGATACGGCCCGGCGCAGCGGCGCCCGTGTGGTCGGTCCCATTCCGCTTCCGACTCACATCGCCCGGTACACGGTGAACCGTTCCCCGCATGTGGACAAGAAGTCGCGGGAGCAGTTCGAGATCCGCACCCACAAGCGGTTGCTCGACATCTTCGAGCCCACCAGTCAGACCGTCGACGCGCTGATGAAGCTGGAGCTTCCCGCCGGCGTCGATGTCGAGATCAAGGCGTTCGGTGCCTGAGGCGCCTGAGGAGACTGAGGAGAAACCGGCGGTGAGCGCTAACAACAGCCAGACGAAGGGCCTGCTGGGTCGCAAGATCGGCATGACGCAGATCTACACCGAGGACGGGGCCGCGGTGCCGGTGACGGTACTCGAGGTCGGTCCCTGCCGGGTCGTTCAGCGCAAGACGGAAGCGTCCGACGGCTATGAGGCGGTGCAGATCGGCCTGGTCGAGAGCCGGCCGCCCAAACGGATCACGGAACCGCGGCGGGGTCACTTCAAGAAGGCCGGGGTCGATCCGATGCGCCATCTGGCCGAAGTGCGGGTCGACGCGACCGACGAGTCGCAGCCGGGCGACGAGATCGAGGTTTCGATCTTCGAGGTCGGTTCCCGGGTGGACGTGATCGGCACGGGCAAGGGCAAGGGGTTCCAGGGCGTCATGCGCCGGCACGGCTTCGGCGGCGGCCGCGCCACCCACGGCTCGATGTTCCATCGCGCCCCCGGCTCGGTCGGGCAGTCCGCGAGTCCCTCGCGCGTGTTCCCCGGCATGCGGTTCCCCGGCCGGATGGGCGGCAAGCGGGTGACGACGAAGAAACTCGTGGTGGTCAAGGTGGATGCCGAGAACCGCCTCCTCTATCTGCGCGGCGCGGTTCCGGGCGCCCGCAGCGGCTTGGTCATGGTTCGGAGTTCGGTCTGATGCCAGAAATCGCCGTCAAGAGTCTCGACAACAAGGCCGTCGGCAAGGTCGACTTGCCGGAGGAGGTCTTCTCCTACCCGTACAACGAGCACCTCATCCACCTGGCGGTAGTCGCCTTGCGGGCCGCGCAGCGCGCGGGAACCCACAAGGCCAAGGGCAGGCACGAGGTCCGCGGCTCCGGGGTCAAGCCGTATCGCCAGAAGGGGACGGGTCGTTCTCGGGCCGGCAGCCGCCGCTCGCCGCTCCGTCGTGGCGGTGGAGTCGTGCATGGACCTCACCCCCGCAGCCACCGCAACAAGCTGTCCCGGAACGAGAAGCGGAACGCCCTCAAGTCGGCGCTGTCGAGGAAGCTCCTCGAAGAGCAGATCATGGTGATCGACTCGCTCGAGCTCGAAAGCCACAAGACGGGCGCCTTCGCGGCCTGCCTGAAGGATCTCGGCGTCGATGGCAAGGCGCTGATCGTCGACGATCACGGCAACCGCAACCTGATGCTGGCTTCGCGCAACCATCCGCAGGTCAAGGCGGTCGATGCGCTGGGCGTCAACGTGTACGACGTCGTCGACCGGGGCTACGTCGTCTTCAGCGAGAACGCGATCGGGCGCCTTTCCACCGTGCTGCAACGGCGCAGGCAACGGAACGGGAGCGAATCATGCCCCGGCGGGAGTGAAGAATGAGAGTGCAGGACGTGCTGCGGCGCCCTTTGATCACCGAGAAGTCGACCGAGTTGCGGGATGGGAGCAACATCATCGCCTTCGTGGTCGACTCCCGGGCGAACAAGATCGAGGTGCGGAAGGCGGTCGAGACCCAGTTCGCGGGCGTCAAGGTGGCTGAGGTCCGGATCGCGAACGTGCACGGCAAGGTCCGCCGTCGCGGCCGGTTCGTCGGTCGAACACCCGACTGGAAGAAGGCATACGTACGGCTGGCCGAGGGCCAGATCGATCTCTTCGACAACGTGTAGCGAGAGCCAGAGAGTCCAGGACATGGCGATCAAGAAACTGAAACCGACGAATCCGGCCAGCCGCTTCCAGGAGTACGCGCGGCGGGAAGAGGTCACGACCAATAAGCCGCACAAGCCCCTGGTTGAGGGCAAGAAACGGATCAGCGGCCGGAACAACAAGGGCTGGCAGACGATCTGGTTCCGG
Protein-coding regions in this window:
- the rpsJ gene encoding 30S ribosomal protein S10, translating into MNEKIRIRLKAFDYRILDTSTHEIVDTARRSGARVVGPIPLPTHIARYTVNRSPHVDKKSREQFEIRTHKRLLDIFEPTSQTVDALMKLELPAGVDVEIKAFGA
- the rplC gene encoding 50S ribosomal protein L3, with the translated sequence MSANNSQTKGLLGRKIGMTQIYTEDGAAVPVTVLEVGPCRVVQRKTEASDGYEAVQIGLVESRPPKRITEPRRGHFKKAGVDPMRHLAEVRVDATDESQPGDEIEVSIFEVGSRVDVIGTGKGKGFQGVMRRHGFGGGRATHGSMFHRAPGSVGQSASPSRVFPGMRFPGRMGGKRVTTKKLVVVKVDAENRLLYLRGAVPGARSGLVMVRSSV
- the rplD gene encoding 50S ribosomal protein L4, encoding MPEIAVKSLDNKAVGKVDLPEEVFSYPYNEHLIHLAVVALRAAQRAGTHKAKGRHEVRGSGVKPYRQKGTGRSRAGSRRSPLRRGGGVVHGPHPRSHRNKLSRNEKRNALKSALSRKLLEEQIMVIDSLELESHKTGAFAACLKDLGVDGKALIVDDHGNRNLMLASRNHPQVKAVDALGVNVYDVVDRGYVVFSENAIGRLSTVLQRRRQRNGSESCPGGSEE
- a CDS encoding 50S ribosomal protein L23 — its product is MRVQDVLRRPLITEKSTELRDGSNIIAFVVDSRANKIEVRKAVETQFAGVKVAEVRIANVHGKVRRRGRFVGRTPDWKKAYVRLAEGQIDLFDNV